From the genome of Camelus dromedarius isolate mCamDro1 chromosome 19, mCamDro1.pat, whole genome shotgun sequence, one region includes:
- the GUCA1A gene encoding guanylyl cyclase-activating protein 1, whose protein sequence is MGNIMDGKSVEELSSTECHQWYKKFMTECPSGQLTLYEFRQFFGLKNLSPWATQYVEQMFETFDFNKDGYIDFMEYVAALSLVLKGKVEQKLRWYFKLYDVDGNGCIDRDELLTIIRAIRAINPCSDSTMTAEEFTDTVFSKIDVNGDGELSLEEFMEGVQKDQMLLDTLTRSLDLTGIVRRLQNGEQDEEGAGSGEAEAAQAAG, encoded by the exons ATGGGGAACATTATGGACGGTAAGTCAGTGGAGGAGCTGAGCAGCACCGAGTGCCACCAGTGGTACAAGAAGTTCATGACTGAGTGCCCCTCCGGCCAGCTCACCCTCTACGAGTTCCGTCAGTTCTTCGGCCTCAAGAACCTGAGCCCGTGGGCCACCCAGTACGTGGAGCAGATGTTTGAGACCTTTGACTTCAACAAA GACGGCTACATCGACTTCATGGAGTACGTGGCGGCGCTCAGCCTGGTCCTCAAGGGGAAGGTGGAACAAAAGCTGCGCTGGTACTTCAAGCTCTACGACGTGGATGGCAACGGATGCATCGACCGAGACGAGCTGCTCACCATTATCCGG gccATCCGAGCTATTAACCCTTGCAGCGACTCGACCATGACTGCAGAGGAGTTCACCGATACAGTGTTCTCCAAGATCGATGTCAACGGGGATG GGGAACTCTCCTTGGAGGAGTTCATGGAGGGCGTCCAGAAGGACCAGATGCTGCTGGACACACTGACCCGAAGCCTGGACCTTACCGGCATTGTGCGCAGGCTCCAGAATGGAGAGCAGGATGAGGAGGGGGCTGGCAGTGGGGAAGCGGAGGCAGCGCAGGCAGCTGGCTGA
- the GUCA1B gene encoding guanylyl cyclase-activating protein 2, with protein sequence MGQQFSWEEAESRVVDVAELQEWYKKFLEECPSGTLFMHEFKRFFKVAGNEEATQYVEGMFRAFDRNGDNTIDFLEYVAALNLVLRGTLEHKLKWTFKIYDKDRNGCIDRLEMLDIVESIYKLKKACRVETEAEQQEQLLTPEEVVDRIFLLVDENGDGQLSLNEFIEGARRDKWVMKMLQMDLNPGSWISQPRRKSAMF encoded by the exons ATGGGGCAGCAGTTCAGCTGGGAGGAGGCGGAGAGCCGCGTGGTGGACGTGGCAGAGCTGCAGGAGTGGTACAAGAAGTTCCTGGAGGAGTGCCCCAGCGGCACGCTCTTCATGCATGAATTTAAGCGCTTCTTCAAGGTCGCAGGCAACGAGGAGGCCACCCAGTATGTAGAGGGCATGTTCAGAGCCTTCGACAGGAATGGG GACAACACCATCGACTTCCTGGAGTACGTGGCAGCCCTGAACCTTGTGCTGAGGGGCACCCTGGAGCACAAGCTGAAGTGGACCTTCAAGATCTATGACAAGGACCGCAACGGCTGCATCGACCGCTTGGAGATGCTGGACATCGTTGAG TCCATCTACAAGCTGAAGAAAGCCTGCAGGGTGGAGACAGAGGCCGAGCAGCAAGAGCAACTGCTCACGCCCGAGGAGGTCGTGGACAGGATCTTCCTTCTGGTGGATGAGAACGGAGATG GCCAGCTGTCCCTGAATGAGTTCATAGAAGGTGCCCGTCGTGACAAGTGGGTGATGAAGATGCTGCAGATGGACCTGAATCCCGGTAGCTGGATCTCTCAGCCGAGGCGGAAAAGCGCCATGTTCTGA